From Candidatus Dormiibacterota bacterium, a single genomic window includes:
- a CDS encoding formate--phosphoribosylaminoimidazolecarboxamide ligase: MNLPYAIATLGSHSALQILKGAHDEGFPTLAIVNAETESLYRSFGFVDEVISLPRYADFPSIVAELQKRRVIIVPHGSFVAYLSLEEHKRMTIPYFGNKAVLDWEASRDLQRDWLSRAGLLLPRQFHSGAEIDRPVIVKLYGAAGGKGYMFIRDAVDFEARAARLQEAYIIQEYVIGVPLYIHYFYSPIENRLEILSMDRRYETNVDSLGRIPAAAQEGMNVDPSYVVVGNQPVSLRESMLAQAYLMGENVVRVSRELCGPKGLFGAFCIETIITPDMQFYVMEISARIVAGTNLFIDGSPYSYLYYSEPMSTGRRIARELKNALLSNTLATVLDDSSVL, encoded by the coding sequence GTGAACCTTCCGTACGCAATCGCGACGCTCGGATCGCATTCGGCCCTGCAAATCCTCAAGGGCGCGCACGACGAAGGGTTTCCGACGCTTGCCATCGTCAACGCCGAGACGGAGAGCCTCTATCGTTCTTTCGGTTTCGTCGACGAGGTGATCTCGTTACCGCGCTATGCGGATTTTCCGTCGATCGTCGCGGAGCTTCAGAAGCGGCGGGTTATCATCGTGCCGCACGGATCCTTCGTCGCGTATCTATCGCTCGAGGAGCACAAGCGGATGACGATTCCGTACTTCGGGAACAAAGCCGTATTGGATTGGGAAGCCAGCCGCGACCTCCAACGCGACTGGCTCTCGCGTGCCGGACTGCTTCTGCCGCGCCAGTTCCACAGCGGAGCCGAGATCGACCGGCCGGTCATCGTAAAGCTCTATGGAGCGGCCGGAGGCAAGGGGTATATGTTCATTCGTGACGCGGTGGATTTCGAGGCGCGTGCAGCGCGCCTGCAAGAGGCGTACATCATCCAGGAGTACGTCATCGGCGTACCGCTGTACATTCATTACTTCTATTCGCCGATCGAGAACCGCCTGGAGATTCTCTCGATGGACCGCCGGTACGAGACGAACGTCGACTCCTTAGGGCGCATTCCGGCCGCTGCGCAGGAGGGCATGAACGTCGATCCTTCGTACGTCGTCGTCGGCAACCAGCCGGTGAGCCTGCGCGAATCGATGCTCGCGCAAGCGTATCTCATGGGAGAGAACGTCGTGCGCGTGAGCCGCGAGCTCTGCGGGCCGAAGGGATTGTTCGGCGCCTTCTGCATCGAGACGATCATCACGCCGGACATGCAGTTTTACGTGATGGAGATCTCGGCGCGGATCGTCGCCGGAACGAACCTTTTTATCGACGGCTCTCCGTATTCGTACCTGTACTACTCGGAGCCGATGTCGACCGGCAGGCGGATCGCTCGCGAGCTGAAGAACGCGCTGCTGAGCAATACGCTCGCGACGGTGCTGGATGATTCGAGCGTCCTGTAG
- the tpx gene encoding thiol peroxidase, with translation MTTHVVTERPGAVTFKGEPKTLVGPELRVGDPLPQFTLVGADLQPVTPQRLSEGKRAALLIVVPSLDTGVCSLESKTFNARVGELPEGVTAYVVSRDLPFAQARWAKEQGDVRLQMLSDYLDHSFGRATGLEIKELGLLARAVIVVGSEGRVRYVQLVREVAQEPNYDEAIAAARSAV, from the coding sequence ATGACGACCCACGTAGTAACCGAGCGCCCGGGCGCCGTAACGTTCAAAGGCGAGCCGAAGACGCTCGTCGGACCGGAGCTGCGCGTCGGAGATCCGCTGCCGCAGTTCACGCTGGTGGGAGCGGACCTCCAGCCGGTGACGCCGCAGCGTCTCAGCGAGGGAAAACGTGCGGCGCTGCTGATCGTCGTTCCATCGCTCGATACGGGCGTATGCTCCCTCGAGTCGAAGACGTTCAACGCGCGCGTCGGGGAGCTGCCCGAGGGCGTCACGGCGTATGTCGTGAGCCGCGATCTTCCCTTCGCACAGGCGCGCTGGGCGAAGGAGCAGGGCGACGTCAGGCTCCAGATGCTCTCCGATTATCTCGATCACAGCTTCGGACGCGCTACGGGTCTCGAGATCAAAGAGCTCGGCCTGCTTGCGCGCGCGGTAATCGTCGTCGGGAGTGAGGGTCGCGTGCGCTACGTGCAACTCGTGCGCGAGGTCGCGCAGGAACCGAACTACGACGAGGCGATCGCTGCGGCGAGGAGCGCCGTATAG
- the cydB gene encoding cytochrome d ubiquinol oxidase subunit II, producing the protein MTIAAFALVACMLTVYVMLDGYDLGIATSLSAVARNERERAAAIRAIGPFWNGNEVWLIATGAVLFALFPKAYASAFSGFYLPFIVVLWLLMFRGIAMELRGHFDSVLWREFWDAAFSASSALLLALFGIALGNLLRGLPLDAHGYFMGTLAYLLNGYALLVGIFAVLVLVQHGLAFLSLRVDGAFSQRVRGLASHLWWVSAGGYVAVTAATFAVRGSTLALSPVAPVALLSIVALLLLRRWILRERDVAAFLASCAFVSTLLAEAAATIFPYLLPARPLGHGGLSIYDAQPNPIALVTAFVTTIAGLTVVVAYSAFVARRMMERIRVDD; encoded by the coding sequence ATGACCATCGCAGCGTTTGCCTTGGTCGCGTGCATGTTGACCGTCTATGTGATGCTCGACGGCTACGACCTCGGCATCGCGACGTCGCTGTCGGCGGTGGCGAGAAACGAGCGCGAACGAGCGGCTGCAATACGTGCGATAGGTCCCTTCTGGAACGGCAACGAGGTTTGGCTCATCGCCACGGGTGCCGTGCTCTTCGCGCTCTTCCCCAAGGCGTATGCCTCGGCGTTCTCAGGATTCTATCTTCCATTCATCGTGGTGCTTTGGCTGCTGATGTTCCGAGGGATTGCGATGGAACTACGCGGACACTTCGACAGCGTCCTATGGCGAGAGTTCTGGGATGCGGCCTTTTCGGCATCGAGCGCGTTGCTGTTGGCCCTCTTCGGCATCGCACTCGGCAACTTGCTGCGCGGCCTTCCTTTGGACGCGCACGGGTATTTCATGGGGACGCTCGCGTATCTTCTCAACGGCTACGCGCTGCTCGTCGGCATCTTTGCGGTCCTCGTGCTCGTGCAGCACGGGCTCGCATTTTTGAGTCTACGTGTCGATGGCGCATTTTCTCAGCGCGTACGCGGCCTCGCCTCGCACCTTTGGTGGGTGAGCGCCGGCGGCTACGTCGCGGTGACGGCCGCGACCTTCGCGGTGCGCGGATCCACGCTCGCTCTCTCACCCGTGGCCCCGGTTGCGCTGCTCTCGATCGTTGCGTTACTGCTGTTGCGGCGATGGATCTTGCGCGAGCGTGACGTTGCCGCATTCCTTGCCTCGTGCGCGTTCGTCTCGACGCTTCTCGCGGAGGCGGCTGCGACGATCTTTCCGTACCTGCTTCCGGCGCGGCCGCTCGGACATGGCGGTCTCTCAATATACGACGCCCAGCCCAATCCGATTGCCCTCGTCACCGCGTTCGTGACCACGATCGCCGGGCTCACCGTCGTCGTTGCGTACTCGGCGTTCGTGGCTCGGCGGATGATGGAGAGAATTCGCGTTGATGACTGA
- a CDS encoding aspartyl protease family protein, translating to MRSASTSATVVLALALLQPATASPALPARNDLAWVLEAYRSAQGVWAPGRPQTRSFQWTIVQGGLRGTETHIVSGSDERIDTTLGPSTQAEGTLGGVSWSMNANAEVVVDSGIHRSLAIDDAALRAATGARGPTRGVRLAGHVLRPVDEYDVQVDPPGGVLEDLYINARTWTLDRRVVRYPGHTVMYAYDDYRTTLGIRFAWHVHESIDGGRQEIDLRLQDVALGSPVDPSRLAMPQSRSIVSFAKPRSSLPGEIVGDRIIIPVQIGSRTVNLQLDSGASGIAIDRGIVRALGYAEYGRVTEETAGPYVESSAVIPSIVIGPLTMHDVHVESIPFGSLAGNYPIAGLLGFDFIDCVVLHIDYADGTVEAIDPNAFTQPAGTVSLPIALDDGVPAIAARIGSASGLRFLVDTGADRSMLFSSFAKNHANVMLDRGLGTEMEAASPFVGHLEGVGGRIQYRPVQLGPLTVASWTFSRWLFYMTLDPSSFEIQDYDGILGQDLLRYYDLYLDYPHRRILFAPNARYAERFAP from the coding sequence ATGCGTAGTGCAAGCACTAGCGCCACCGTCGTCCTCGCACTTGCGCTGCTGCAGCCTGCGACGGCGTCGCCGGCGCTGCCGGCACGCAACGATCTCGCCTGGGTTCTTGAAGCATACCGCAGCGCACAAGGCGTGTGGGCGCCGGGGCGTCCGCAAACGCGCTCGTTCCAATGGACGATCGTGCAAGGCGGTCTGCGCGGTACCGAAACACACATCGTGTCGGGGAGCGACGAGCGCATCGACACGACGCTCGGCCCCAGCACGCAGGCGGAGGGAACCCTCGGCGGCGTCTCGTGGAGCATGAATGCGAACGCAGAGGTCGTTGTCGACAGTGGGATTCACCGTAGCCTCGCCATCGACGACGCAGCCCTTCGCGCTGCCACCGGCGCGCGCGGCCCCACGCGAGGCGTCCGCCTCGCCGGCCACGTCTTGCGGCCGGTAGACGAATACGACGTCCAGGTCGACCCGCCCGGCGGCGTGCTGGAAGATCTCTACATCAACGCTCGGACGTGGACGCTCGACCGGCGCGTCGTGCGCTATCCCGGTCACACGGTCATGTACGCCTATGACGACTATCGAACGACCCTCGGAATCCGGTTTGCGTGGCACGTGCACGAATCGATCGACGGCGGCCGCCAGGAGATCGATTTGCGCCTGCAAGACGTCGCGCTCGGATCGCCCGTGGACCCGTCGCGGCTCGCGATGCCCCAAAGCCGGTCCATCGTTTCGTTTGCAAAGCCACGGTCATCGCTTCCGGGTGAGATCGTCGGCGACCGCATCATCATTCCGGTTCAGATCGGAAGCCGAACGGTGAACCTACAGCTCGATAGCGGCGCGAGCGGCATCGCGATCGACCGTGGAATCGTCCGGGCACTCGGCTACGCCGAGTACGGGCGCGTCACGGAAGAGACCGCGGGCCCGTACGTCGAGAGCAGCGCGGTCATCCCATCGATCGTTATCGGGCCGCTGACGATGCACGACGTGCACGTAGAAAGCATTCCATTCGGCTCGCTTGCCGGTAACTATCCGATCGCGGGGCTGCTGGGATTCGATTTCATCGACTGCGTCGTGCTCCACATCGATTACGCCGACGGAACCGTCGAAGCGATCGATCCCAATGCATTTACTCAACCCGCGGGAACGGTATCGCTTCCCATCGCTCTGGACGACGGGGTCCCCGCGATCGCCGCACGTATCGGATCGGCATCCGGATTGCGGTTTCTCGTCGATACCGGCGCCGACCGCAGCATGCTATTCTCGAGCTTTGCAAAGAATCACGCAAATGTGATGCTCGATCGAGGACTCGGGACCGAGATGGAGGCGGCGTCTCCGTTCGTGGGGCATCTCGAAGGCGTCGGTGGCCGCATCCAGTACCGTCCGGTCCAGCTCGGACCCCTGACGGTTGCGTCGTGGACCTTCTCTCGATGGCTCTTTTACATGACGCTCGACCCTTCTTCGTTCGAAATCCAAGACTACGACGGGATCCTTGGTCAGGATCTGTTGCGGTATTATGATCTCTATCTCGACTACCCGCATCGGCGCATTCTGTTCGCGCCCAACGCGCGCTACGCAGAGCGATTCGCCCCATAG
- the purD gene encoding phosphoribosylamine--glycine ligase, with amino-acid sequence MRVLVVGGGAREDALSWRISESASCEAVFAAPGNAGTASRGINWAIPATDGKVLARRCLEERIDLAVLGPETSIAAGVGDRLREAGVAVFGPNRSAGRLESSKIFAKRFMQRHGIPTARASVAHSLDTALRALQERGDGVAIKADGLAAGKGVVVARDRESARATLGQWYGPSRVPGGGNDVLVEDLLEGRELSLFALCDGERLVPFGAACDYKRAGDGDTGPNTGGMGAYAPPCGFPEDFESIVCERILEPLQRGLVAEGERYLGALYCGLMWTKDGPFVIEFNARFGDPEAQVLLPRIEGDFAALLRSVASGKLDADAVTFSPRSCVGIVLATSGYPAAATPIAGLRPNVALPDACRMFWGSSVLRNGAVDASGGRVLTVTATGEDLERARARAYEGVRALSAAFGAYDLSYRTDIAKGSCLRS; translated from the coding sequence ATGCGCGTGCTCGTCGTCGGCGGAGGCGCGCGCGAAGATGCTCTTTCGTGGCGCATCTCGGAGTCTGCGTCGTGCGAAGCGGTCTTCGCGGCGCCGGGGAATGCCGGAACGGCCTCCCGCGGCATCAACTGGGCTATTCCTGCGACCGACGGCAAGGTGCTCGCGCGACGGTGTTTGGAGGAGCGCATCGATCTCGCGGTTCTCGGACCGGAGACGTCGATCGCCGCAGGCGTCGGCGACCGTCTGCGTGAGGCGGGCGTCGCCGTCTTCGGACCGAACCGCTCCGCGGGGAGGCTCGAGTCGAGTAAGATCTTCGCGAAGCGCTTCATGCAGCGTCACGGCATCCCGACGGCGCGAGCGAGCGTCGCGCATTCGCTGGACACCGCGCTGCGCGCGCTCCAGGAGCGCGGCGATGGCGTCGCGATCAAGGCCGACGGACTGGCTGCCGGAAAGGGCGTGGTGGTCGCGCGCGATCGCGAGTCCGCCAGGGCAACGCTCGGGCAATGGTACGGGCCCTCGCGCGTGCCGGGTGGCGGGAATGACGTCCTCGTGGAGGACCTGCTCGAAGGGCGAGAGCTGAGTCTCTTTGCACTGTGCGACGGCGAGCGGCTCGTTCCGTTCGGCGCCGCCTGCGACTACAAACGCGCCGGCGACGGCGACACCGGACCAAATACGGGCGGCATGGGTGCGTACGCTCCCCCGTGCGGCTTTCCCGAGGACTTCGAGTCCATCGTCTGCGAACGCATTCTCGAGCCGCTGCAGCGAGGGCTTGTCGCGGAGGGAGAGCGCTACCTCGGCGCGCTCTACTGCGGCTTGATGTGGACGAAAGACGGCCCGTTCGTCATCGAGTTCAACGCGCGCTTCGGCGATCCTGAAGCGCAAGTTCTCCTGCCGCGCATCGAAGGCGATTTCGCCGCGCTCTTGCGCTCGGTTGCGAGCGGAAAACTCGACGCCGATGCTGTCACATTTTCGCCGCGGTCGTGCGTCGGCATCGTCCTCGCGACGAGCGGGTACCCGGCAGCGGCAACGCCGATCGCAGGCCTCAGGCCGAACGTCGCGCTACCGGACGCCTGTCGTATGTTTTGGGGAAGCTCCGTTCTGCGAAACGGTGCCGTCGATGCGAGCGGAGGGCGCGTCCTGACCGTAACCGCGACCGGCGAGGACCTCGAGCGTGCGCGCGCGCGTGCGTACGAGGGCGTGCGCGCGCTCTCGGCGGCGTTCGGTGCGTACGATCTCTCGTATCGCACCGACATCGCTAAGGGTTCCTGTTTGCGATCGTGA
- the purQ gene encoding phosphoribosylformylglycinamidine synthase I, with product MKRVAVVIFPGTNSEEETVRLLRACGADAHLVHWSRAHTLGAYDGYVLSGGFAYEDRIRAGAVAAHDAMMDPVIDGARNGKLVMGICNGAQILLEAGLVPGTGDARRPTAAFTHNVPPHFICKKVYVKLAVQPRRSSITAALPRDAVLPAWAAHGEGRLAARACEMEELETGDHLAFVYAHADGRVDDAATPNGSALHCAGLVNREGNVLALMPHPERVFPPHAALFKSFVRGVEAS from the coding sequence TCGTGATCTTCCCCGGCACGAACTCGGAGGAGGAGACGGTGCGGCTGCTCCGCGCATGCGGCGCAGACGCGCACTTGGTGCATTGGAGCCGCGCGCACACGCTCGGAGCGTACGACGGCTACGTGCTTTCCGGAGGCTTCGCGTATGAAGATCGCATTCGCGCCGGCGCCGTGGCGGCGCACGACGCAATGATGGATCCGGTGATCGATGGCGCGCGCAACGGCAAACTCGTCATGGGGATATGCAATGGTGCGCAGATTCTGCTCGAGGCGGGTCTCGTTCCCGGAACGGGGGACGCGCGCCGTCCCACGGCCGCATTCACGCACAACGTTCCGCCGCACTTCATTTGCAAGAAGGTCTACGTCAAGCTGGCGGTCCAGCCGCGGCGCTCGAGCATAACCGCCGCGCTGCCCCGGGATGCGGTGCTGCCCGCGTGGGCGGCGCACGGGGAGGGCCGGCTTGCCGCGCGGGCTTGCGAGATGGAAGAACTCGAGACGGGCGATCACCTCGCCTTCGTCTACGCGCACGCGGATGGCCGCGTCGACGATGCTGCGACGCCGAACGGGTCGGCGCTGCACTGTGCAGGGCTCGTGAATCGGGAGGGCAACGTTCTGGCGCTCATGCCGCATCCCGAGCGCGTCTTTCCGCCGCACGCGGCGCTCTTCAAGAGCTTCGTTCGTGGAGTAGAGGCCTCGTGA
- a CDS encoding cytochrome ubiquinol oxidase subunit I — protein sequence MSAVLVDRMQFAFTVMFHYLFPIATMGLAPFVAWYTYKAAGGRDEEAQRAARFWMKIFAINFAAGVVTGIPMEFQFGTNWAAFAARTGAVVGQPLALEGVYAFFLESVFLGVLFYGRRFVGARLHALSAVLVCLGAWLSGYFIVCTDAWMQHPVGYTIVPDGRIGLTNLGAVLLSRFALWQVAHVLTGALISGGFIVAGVGAYYLLAHRNEALGRRFVRDGTIVGLLFSLIAIFPTGDGNGADVTRWQPAKLAAMEGLFTSQAGAPLAIIGMPDVKQQRLVDPIYVPRLLSYLAYGNWKANVRGIDAYPSALRPPIELTYYAYHIMVGLGTIFVAVCALGGVLLVSGKLYGARPVLWALMLLMPFPYIANEAGWIVTEVGRQPWIVYGVMRTSAAASATVPAGEALFTLLGFAGMYFVLGVLVLHLMLREIGKGPVSAP from the coding sequence GTGAGCGCGGTTCTCGTCGATCGGATGCAGTTCGCCTTCACGGTGATGTTTCATTATTTGTTTCCCATCGCGACGATGGGCCTCGCGCCGTTCGTCGCGTGGTACACGTACAAGGCTGCCGGCGGCCGGGACGAGGAAGCGCAGCGTGCGGCGCGCTTCTGGATGAAGATCTTTGCGATCAACTTCGCTGCCGGCGTCGTAACTGGAATCCCGATGGAGTTTCAGTTCGGGACGAACTGGGCGGCATTCGCAGCGAGGACCGGAGCGGTTGTCGGGCAACCGCTTGCGCTCGAAGGCGTCTACGCGTTCTTCCTCGAGTCCGTCTTCCTCGGCGTCTTGTTCTATGGCCGTCGCTTCGTGGGCGCGAGGCTGCACGCGCTCTCCGCGGTCTTGGTGTGCCTTGGCGCATGGCTTTCCGGGTACTTCATCGTGTGCACGGATGCGTGGATGCAGCATCCCGTCGGCTACACCATCGTCCCCGATGGGCGCATCGGCTTGACGAACCTCGGGGCCGTACTGCTTTCGCGTTTCGCATTGTGGCAGGTTGCGCACGTTCTGACCGGTGCGCTCATCAGCGGAGGCTTTATCGTGGCGGGTGTCGGCGCGTACTATCTCCTCGCGCACCGTAACGAAGCGCTCGGGCGGCGATTCGTGCGAGACGGAACGATCGTCGGACTGCTCTTTTCGTTGATTGCGATCTTTCCGACGGGCGACGGAAACGGCGCCGACGTCACACGGTGGCAGCCGGCAAAACTGGCGGCTATGGAGGGGTTGTTCACGTCTCAAGCGGGCGCGCCGCTGGCGATTATCGGGATGCCGGATGTGAAACAGCAGCGTCTCGTCGATCCGATCTACGTGCCGCGTCTTCTGAGTTATCTGGCGTACGGTAACTGGAAGGCCAACGTTCGCGGAATCGACGCGTACCCGTCGGCGCTACGTCCGCCTATCGAGCTCACCTACTACGCCTATCATATCATGGTTGGGCTCGGCACGATCTTTGTCGCCGTGTGTGCCCTTGGCGGCGTATTACTCGTGTCGGGAAAGCTTTACGGTGCGCGCCCCGTCTTGTGGGCGCTCATGCTGCTGATGCCTTTCCCGTACATCGCAAACGAAGCGGGCTGGATCGTCACCGAGGTAGGCCGGCAGCCGTGGATCGTCTACGGCGTGATGAGAACCAGCGCTGCAGCCTCGGCCACCGTTCCGGCGGGCGAGGCGCTCTTTACGCTCCTAGGCTTCGCGGGGATGTACTTCGTGCTCGGCGTTCTGGTTCTGCATCTTATGCTGCGAGAGATCGGGAAGGGTCCGGTCAGCGCGCCATGA
- the guaA gene encoding glutamine-hydrolyzing GMP synthase, which produces MVFILDFGAQYSQLIARRTRELGIYCEILPHDTPWSTLAPRAPKAIVLTGGPESVLVPDAPRLDPAILTSGVPVFGICYGMQLLARELGGELVKLDRAEYGPAILHVEARESALFAGVPETSRVWMSHGDSVVRLPAGFATLASTERCAVASMGDAARRIYGVQFHPEVVHTEYGRAVLANALHEIAAVPADWAMESFVDESIAQIRSTLGNARAICALSGGVDSAVAATLVARAVGEQLTCVFVDHGLLRAGEAEQVVAAFRDVLQLDVRVVDARERFLQALRGVEDPERKRIAIGHEFIGVFEEAARAIPGARFLVQGTLYPDVIESKTPQSKAGHKIKSHHNVGGLPERMKLELLEPLRSLFKDEVRALGRVLGLPEPIVSRQPFPGPGLAVRIIGDVTEERLRIVREADAIVREEIDAAPLDPHPWQYFAVLTPVRSVGVMGDGRTYANLVAVRAITSEDGMTADWARLPPELLERISTRIVNEVRGVNRVAYDITSKPPATVEWE; this is translated from the coding sequence ATAGTCTTCATACTCGACTTCGGCGCGCAGTACAGCCAGCTGATCGCGCGCAGGACGCGCGAGCTCGGCATCTACTGCGAGATACTGCCTCACGATACGCCTTGGAGTACGCTTGCGCCACGTGCTCCGAAGGCCATCGTGCTGACCGGCGGCCCGGAGTCGGTGCTCGTCCCCGACGCGCCCAGGCTCGATCCGGCAATTCTCACGAGCGGGGTCCCCGTGTTCGGGATCTGCTACGGCATGCAGCTTCTTGCGCGCGAACTCGGGGGGGAGCTCGTGAAGCTCGACCGAGCCGAGTACGGCCCTGCCATCCTGCACGTCGAGGCGCGCGAGTCTGCGCTCTTCGCGGGCGTCCCGGAGACGTCGCGCGTCTGGATGTCGCACGGCGACTCCGTCGTGCGGCTTCCCGCCGGGTTTGCGACGCTTGCCTCCACCGAGCGCTGCGCCGTTGCGTCGATGGGTGACGCCGCGCGGCGCATCTACGGCGTGCAGTTTCACCCCGAGGTCGTGCACACCGAGTACGGTCGCGCAGTGCTCGCGAATGCTCTGCACGAGATCGCCGCCGTGCCCGCCGATTGGGCGATGGAGTCGTTCGTCGACGAGTCGATCGCGCAGATTCGCTCGACCCTCGGAAACGCGCGCGCGATCTGCGCTCTCTCGGGCGGCGTCGACTCGGCGGTGGCGGCCACGCTGGTGGCTCGCGCGGTCGGCGAGCAGTTGACGTGCGTCTTCGTCGACCATGGCTTGCTGCGCGCCGGCGAAGCCGAGCAGGTCGTGGCGGCCTTTCGCGACGTGCTGCAGCTGGACGTGCGCGTCGTGGACGCCCGCGAGCGCTTCCTGCAGGCATTGCGCGGCGTGGAGGATCCGGAACGCAAACGCATCGCCATCGGGCACGAGTTCATCGGCGTTTTTGAGGAGGCGGCGCGCGCGATTCCCGGCGCGCGCTTTCTCGTGCAAGGAACGCTCTACCCTGACGTCATCGAATCGAAGACGCCGCAGAGCAAGGCCGGTCACAAGATCAAGTCGCATCATAACGTCGGCGGGCTTCCGGAGCGCATGAAGCTGGAGTTACTGGAGCCCTTGCGTTCGCTCTTCAAGGACGAGGTGCGTGCGCTCGGGCGCGTCCTCGGACTGCCCGAGCCCATCGTGAGCCGCCAGCCCTTTCCGGGACCGGGCTTGGCGGTTCGCATCATCGGCGACGTCACCGAAGAACGTCTGCGCATCGTGCGCGAAGCGGACGCGATCGTGCGCGAGGAGATCGATGCCGCGCCCCTCGACCCGCACCCGTGGCAGTACTTCGCCGTGCTGACCCCCGTGCGCAGCGTCGGCGTCATGGGTGACGGCCGCACGTACGCGAACCTCGTCGCGGTCCGCGCGATCACGAGCGAGGACGGCATGACCGCGGATTGGGCGCGCCTTCCGCCGGAGTTGCTCGAGCGCATCTCGACGCGCATCGTCAACGAAGTCCGCGGCGTCAACCGCGTTGCGTACGACATCACCTCAAAGCCCCCGGCAACCGTCGAATGGGAATGA
- a CDS encoding DUF1297 domain-containing protein has translation MTDIALCCIGSHSALDVAAGARAQGLRSLVVTARGRERTYTQYFRRHAGPPQRGCVDEVIELEEFAQILDADVQSLLLERNAIFVPNRSFEVYLRQRYTYDEIERGMRVPFFGNRRLLRAEERDESDNQYALLRRAGILHPLQFSAPEEIDRLVMVKAPHARVTFERAFFLCSSPREYREAAARLIDEGALSEAGLASAVIEEYLLGPAINLNFFYSPVLRELELLGTDMRRQTNLEGLRNVPPSAFDAVRTIPMRLEEAGHIAATMTESMLESAFAMGEAFVAAAREAMPPGVIGPFALQCAIVAGPPKALVCYDVSLRIPGSPGTRFTPYSSYRWHRDVSVGERIAMEVVMARDAECLDAVCT, from the coding sequence ATGACTGACATCGCGCTCTGCTGCATCGGCAGCCATTCCGCGCTCGATGTCGCCGCCGGCGCTCGCGCGCAAGGGTTGCGTAGCCTGGTCGTGACGGCCCGCGGCCGCGAGCGCACGTACACGCAGTATTTTCGGCGTCACGCCGGGCCGCCGCAGCGTGGCTGCGTCGACGAGGTGATCGAGCTCGAGGAGTTCGCGCAGATCCTCGACGCGGACGTTCAATCGTTGCTGCTCGAGCGCAATGCCATCTTCGTCCCCAATCGCTCGTTCGAAGTGTACCTGCGCCAACGCTACACGTACGACGAGATCGAACGAGGCATGCGGGTGCCGTTCTTCGGAAACCGCCGGTTGTTGCGCGCCGAGGAACGAGACGAAAGCGACAACCAGTATGCGCTCCTCCGGCGAGCCGGAATCCTCCACCCGCTGCAGTTTTCTGCGCCCGAGGAGATCGACCGGCTCGTCATGGTGAAGGCGCCGCACGCGCGCGTGACGTTCGAGCGCGCATTCTTTCTCTGCTCGTCGCCGCGGGAGTACCGCGAAGCGGCCGCGAGGCTCATCGACGAAGGCGCGTTGAGCGAGGCCGGCCTCGCGAGCGCCGTGATCGAGGAGTATCTGCTCGGGCCCGCCATCAACCTCAACTTCTTTTACTCACCGGTGTTACGCGAGCTCGAATTGCTCGGGACCGACATGCGGCGGCAGACGAACCTCGAGGGGCTGCGAAACGTTCCACCGAGTGCGTTCGATGCCGTGCGGACGATTCCGATGCGCCTCGAGGAAGCCGGTCATATCGCCGCGACGATGACCGAGTCGATGCTCGAATCGGCATTTGCGATGGGTGAGGCCTTCGTCGCGGCGGCGCGCGAGGCGATGCCTCCGGGCGTCATCGGGCCGTTCGCGTTGCAGTGCGCGATCGTTGCAGGCCCGCCGAAGGCGCTCGTCTGCTACGATGTTTCCTTGCGTATCCCGGGCTCGCCGGGAACGCGCTTCACGCCCTACTCGAGCTACCGTTGGCACCGCGACGTCTCCGTCGGCGAGAGAATCGCCATGGAAGTAGTCATGGCACGCGATGCGGAATGCCTCGACGCTGTTTGCACCTAG